The Panicum virgatum strain AP13 chromosome 3N, P.virgatum_v5, whole genome shotgun sequence genome includes the window CCATCCACTGGTAAGGAACGACAGGATCACACTGTCAAGGCTGCCAAATTTAATTTTGCATCGATCGATCGACCAACTTGCACAAGGATCCGTCTCGAATTTCGACTCGTTTTTGGACACCAGAATGCAAGATAAAACCCACCATTTCTACGAAGATAGCGAGCCGTAGAAAACACTGCGACCACCAAACAGATCAGAGCCAAAGCTCTAGCCTCTACTGACAATTCAAGCCAATCTTTTGTGTTGCTGGTGGACTCATATGCAGGCACGGGATCTTCCAGCGCGGCACGCCGTGGGCGGACGGCCCGGCGATGGTGACGCAGTGCCCCGTCAAGCCGGGCGGCAACTACACCTACCGCTTCAACGTGACGGACCAGGAGGGCACGCTGTGGTGGCACGCCCACATCTCCCTGCTCCGCGCCACCGTCTACGGCGCGCTGGTCAtccgcccccgcggcggcgccgaggcctACCCGTTCCCCAAGCCCCACGGGGAGGAGACCGTCCTCCTCGGCGAGTGGTGGAACGCCAACGTCGAAGACCTGGATCGGATGGCGTTCCGCACTGGCAACACGCCGCCTAACGCCGACGCCTACACCATCAACGGCAAGCCGGGGGACTTCTACAACTGCCCCAACGCAAACCGTACGCACTGATTAAAGAATATGAATCCTTGTTTTTACCATGGAAGAACTTCTGAGGTGGGAGAGATATAGTAGTAGTCATCACTAGAGCTCAAGCTCCTGCCACTCGGTGTCGTTGGTGCCCTGCAGAGACGTACAGATTTCAGGTGCAGCGCAACGAGACGTACCTGCTCCGGATCATCAACGCTGCGCTCAACACGCCCATGTTCTTCAAGGTGGCGAACCACAGCTTCACTGTAGTCGGTGCCGACGCCGTCTACACCACGCCGTACGAGACCGACGTGGTGGTGATCGCGCCCGGGCAGACCGTTGACGCGCTCATGGACACCGGCGCCCCCGTCGGCCGCTACTACATGGCGACGTCCCCGTACGACAGCGCCATCCCGCAGGGGCCGCCGTTCAGCAGGACCACCGGCACGGCCGTCGTCGAGTACGTTGGCTCGGCCGGGGAGGAGACGCCGCAGCTGCCATCGCGGCCGGATTACAACGACACCAACACGGCCTTCCGGTTCTTCTCCAACCTGACGGCGCTGGTGCTCCCCGGCAAGCCGACGGTGCCGCTATCCGTGGACACCCGCATGTTCGTCACCATCGGGCTCGGCAACTCCGACTGCCAGCCGGCGCAGCTGTTGTGCAACACGAGCGGGACCAGACAGCCCATCTTCTCGTCGAGCATGAACAACGCGTCCTTCGTGCTCCCCGACTCCGTCTCCATGCTCCAGGCGCACTACGCCAACGCGTCGGCCGGCGTCTACACCCGCGACTTCCCCGACCAGCCGCCGGTCATCTTCGACTACACCGCCGACGCCAGCGACACGGCGACGCTGAAATACACGACCAAGTCCACCAAGGTGAAGACGCTGAGATACAACGAGACGGTGGAGATGGTGCTGCAGAACACGCGGCTGATCGCCAAGGAGAGCCACCCCATGCACCTCCACGGCTTCAACTTCTTCGTGCTCGCGCAGGGCTTCGGTAACTACGACCCGGCCACGGCGACGCCGCAGTTTAACCTCGTGAACCCGCAGGAGCGCAACACCGTCGCTGTCCCCACCGGTGGCTGGGCCGTCATTCGCTTCGTGGCAAACAACCCTGGTATCATTTTTTTGTTAACTGCTAGTACTAGATACCTCATAGCTTTTGCCCATTATATTATTTGACGATATGggacatcaatataaaattgcaTCTACTTGCAGGGATGTGGTTCATGCACTGCCACTTCGATGCTCATCTTGATCTGGGGCTGGGAATGGTGTTTGAGGTTCAGGACGGGCCAACGTTGGAAACATCGGTGCCGCCGCCTCCATTTGACCTACCACAGTGCTAACCATCCTTGTCAAATGTGATTTCTTTGAATTGGGATAGGTGGACATACATGTCAACAGAAGAAGTGTGGAACCTTGGCTCACTATAAGATTGTGGTAGTTTGAAGATTATTTGTAATTATCATCGGATTGTACTAGTTTGATAGACTACTTGCATAGGGAATACACGTTTTCCTATATGTAACTCGAGTCAGAGATTGTTTAATTTGGCATTTGATGAATAAGGGTTTTAGACTTTTGTCAATAACAAAGGAAGAAGAGCGCTATGAGATTGTTTGTATTTGGTGAATAAATAAATGATATGTCAACGGTTGAAGAGGCtacaaatattatatatatttcaTCTGTGACATTTGAATATTATTTTCTTGCTCATATCTTTCATATAGTAGGCTATACAGTATGTAATAATGATGTAATATTTGACAATTCCTTGTCACTTCAAGTTTGGCTCCACGGCTAACATGTCTGAATTTTTCATCTTTGTGAGGCAACTCATCCTGTTTACTGATGGGTGAGGCCGGCCCCATAAAAAATAAGTGCAACTCCAGTAAGATTCATACTTAAACCCCTATTCAAGAAGTAGGGattgagagagaaaaaatataCTCCACCAGGATCCCTACTAGGAAGAAGCCATATCCACCAATGGATGGCTAGGGAGGCTCCTACTTTTTTCTACTGTTTTTCTTCTTTGCTGAGCTGTGgcacccccgccgccaccgtcccaAGCTCAAGCACCCCGCCTCTCTTCAAGCTGCGGTACCCCTTGCCCTTGCCCCCAAGCTCAGGCAACCCCATCGCCCCCGAGCTAGGGCACCCCATCTATTTTCACCCCCAAGCTTGAGCACCCCTCTACCGCCCCCCTAGTTGCAGCACCCCATCCCCACCCTCAAGCTTGAGCAACCCTACTACCGCcccgccaccccctccccccgcaAGTGCAACACCCCATCACCACCATCGGGGTCAAGTACCCACGCAGCTGCTCCCAAGGTCGTGCACGCATGCTGCTTGGAGCTTAGATCTGCCTGTTGAATGTCGTTATCCTGAGTTCGAGCATGTGTGAGCTGCCGCTAATGGAAGTGACATTGCTCCGGTGCCCCCAACCACTACTCCAGTGTCCCCCATCGCTACTAGTTCAAAAtagccatcaccgccggttttggGGGCATTGGATTTAAGTCGATGGTAAGGTAGAGGGCAATAACTGCTGGTTTTAGACCTAGCGGTGATGGTTTGGACTGTTCACCGCCAATTCCTAAACCGGCGTTGTTGCCTCTATtgcacaacaacaaaaaaagaaaaacagctccATGAATCGCCGCAGCACTCGGCCGCATGCCGCCGCCACGTTCAACGATGCGCCACTCTCCGTGCACCCTGGTCGCGCTGTTGCTGGGCGCTGCCACTGCGCTCACCCGTCCACCTCCACTGCCATGCTTGCTTTCGCATGGCTCGTCGTAGGACCGCCGCGCTCGGTCATGCGTCCACGCTAAGTGCTGCTACCACAGCGCTTGCCCTCGCACAGCTCCGCGCGCCACCACCATGCTCGCCAGTGTGCCGCGCTCGGGCCACTGCGGGGCATCACCGCCGCTGTCGTCGTGGCCGCCCGCCTGCATCCGCGCCACACTCGTGCCATTGCGGGGCGCCACCACCATCACGCGGTCCGCATGCATCCACACCGCGCGCAGCCGCAACGGTCATCGGTGTGCTGCCGCCGTGCTCGCCCTCGCGCCGCCTGGCTCCACATGCTGGGTCagggcgctgccgccgcgcgcaACCCTGTGCGTCCTCACACATCCGAAGCGAGGATGGAGGGGAGGCAGCAGGAAGGGAGGGACGGGAGGCAGCCTCGTAGATCCAGAGTAGGAATGGAGGAGAGGCGacgggaagggagggaggggaggggaggcagtGTGGGAGGTGGTGACCGGTATGGAGGGAAGCGGCGGGGTAGAAAAGGGAGGGAGGTAAGAACAAGGCCATGAGAGAGAGAAGATCTGTGTGGATAAGTATGAGCGTGACAGCATCACCCCCAGTTTGTAACACGACCTGGCGGTGATGAGCACTTCATCACTGTCGTGTTGTGTTACGAACTGTCGGTGATGCCCGAAaagctatcaccgccggtttgtaaGACGATCCGGCGGTGATAGACTATCGCCGCCGGTTTGATTCAAACAGGCGGTGATGGGCCATTTGCAAGTGAATAGCCGCTCGCAAGGATTTACCGTAGGGAGGTGGGCGGGTGGCTCAAGCTTCTGAGAGAGAGGAGTGCGAGGGAGGGGAAGAGAGCCCTTGCGGTCAGTATTCCGGAGCAGTACGGGGCTGCTAGGTCCAAGCTCCTCCACCGAGCTCGAGATCCTTCGCCAAATCGAGTGGGGAGCTTGAGTACGTACCTTGGGGGAAATGGGGCACCAACCTCCGGCGTTGCTACCGCTGGGGCATGTGGTTGCTGGAGGGCTAGGCATGCTATTTTGGCTGAGTGTAGGTGGCAGAGGGATAGGGTTGCAGGACAAATAAAGATGTGAGGCGGCGGTGCAAGATGGGTGTGGGAGAGAGATGTGAGGAAGAAGGGGTGTCCTGAATAAAATATAAATTAGAGAAGTAGGGGTTCAAGGTGTTGTTGGAATTGTGAGTAAAAATTAAGATCCCAAAAAAGTAGGGATAGTCTTTACTTGAGAAGTAGGGACTTTAGTTTATGGACtactgctggagttgctctaataaATGTGAAGAAGACATGTTCGAGCAGGGactattgctggagttgctctgtAAATGTGTAGGAGACCTGTTCGAGCAGTGATGATTTAAAACTCACCGGCTTGACTTGGACAAGTGAAAAATTCAAAAGCAGCAGGTTGCGTTAGACTCTAGGTTGACAGCAAGTTGCATTGAAAACGGTGTTCCTTGATGTGTTGAGCTATTGTTTTTTTTTACGTATATGTGCTGATAAGTCAGGGAAACAAAATTCGTTGTTGCAATTTCCTCAACTGTCTTCTTCATTACTATTTCCAAACGTCTAAAACCCTTACCACGTCTGTCCCAATCTCCCACACGATTATTGGTTGAGAATTCTATATGGAGGGTGACTGGCAGGTGGGTGCATTGCCTTCAGATTGTGATAAACTTCACAGGTTTGTTCCTCTTCAATCTGTTGAAGTCTTGCCTAAATTTAGTGGTTCATAAGTCAAGGGATTACCCCATACGAAAGTAAATTGTACCATAACATAAACACATAATTAACACTGAGTGCACTAATTAGTTTCAACAGCGGGGCGTGCAGGTCAACAAGACCACAATAAAATCGGTAAGAATATTTTGTGATATATACAACAGCAGAGACAATATTAGATCATTAGATGCATGCATTGAATTGCAATTCTGTTGTCTATATATTTTCACCAACTCTAGTGACTTTCTTGTCATGAGGTTGAGGGTCCGAAGCAAATTCAATTTGAAATGTCATCGTGGCAAGCTGTTGAATTGTCAAATATAGGATAAAAGTCGATTGTCTGATCTCACAGAAGTACAAATTATTGACTTGTGCTGCTTCAATCATGCCTTATATATCAATGGTTTCAACCACCACGTATACCAGAAAAAGAGATCAGTAAGGAGATATGTATCTTCATTCCTCGGTTGTAAGTCATATATATTAGTCTATTTGCTTCCCATGCTCCACATGATATCCGAGGTCTGGAATTCGAAGCATTCAGGACACTGCGAAATTTAATCACTAGTTAACTGAAAACCTATCAGGTGGGTTTCTGAATAGTTTATAAAATCAATATCGGCCATGTAGTCCAATATACCAGTAGGATCATAGGATAGAAAGCCGATTCTCATATAAAGACAGAACCAAGAGCAAATTCAATCATATAGAAATGCATCTAGCTTGTCAAACTCAAACAATCACCATTAGTCGAATCAGACCTAACCGAGACAACACTAATAGCTAGGGCGATAAATCAAATACAACTCACAAATGAATCTAATTATGAAAAAAGCTTATTCTGAGCTGATAACCGTGATAGGCTAGCCGATTGAAAACTCAAGCCGTAACATATCGAATAAAACCAATAAGCCTAATTTAACCATGTTACCACAAAGATCGGGCCTAACTGAGACAGTCAACGAGACCAAATTACACAAATTGGCAGATAAGATTGAATATGACAAGGtacaaaatttgatcaaagaACTATAAAGAACGAAGATCACTAGGTCTATCGGCTTTAAAAATCCTCCAACAAAGTATTAGGCAATAGCCGATAGAATTGCTGATCAATGTTGGATAAATTGTGAAATCTAATAAAACTTATAAAAGATCGGACCTAACCAAGGCAGTCTTACAAGCAGTTAAAAGAGATCAATAACTAGTAGATAAACTAAACTAAACTACAGCGATACGCTTGTAATTAAAGTTCAGCAAATTTGATAATGATGATATGAGCAAACAGGAGGTTGGACCGAACCGATGCAGCCTTGCTCACCGACAATAACATCGAGTTCTACTCTATTCCTACTCCTAGGGTTTGGCGTGATGCGGAAAGTGAAGTCGTATTGATGTGTGATTGATCTTCACAAAACCCAAAGGTCTGCTATTTATAACCCGACACTAAACTCCTAACTCAATACGACTTTGGTAGACTTGACTGAAAAGAAACAACTAAATCTACTATATTTACACAAAACTTTCCAAAACAATCGGACTCCTAGATTTTTTTGATGATGTCATCCTCTCATCCGAATCATAGCCTATTGCTAGACCACCTTTGACCAACTCCTGACCAGGCTTTGACTGCGCTAGCACCAGCTTTAACCAGGCTTCCAAATCATCCTAGGCTGAACATGCCACCGGCCTTTCTGTAAAATTCTCCGTCGGCTCAGTTCTTCTCGCCAAATTTATAATTGCAAAATTTTTGGCATCAACAGGAGGTAAGTTCGAAGTTCATATGTATGAATGTTAAAAGTCCGTAGTCCGTATAGTAATTGTACTTGAAGTATTGAAACGATTTATAGGTAAAATGAAATTATCACCATTATGAGTTTATGGCTAGATTATTATGTCCTTCATATTGTACAATTTTGAACTTGAAAACAGAAGCAAATAGGAAATATATAACAAGTACAATCTTGGAGTAACATGAATTTTTCATACGCAAAGCATTCTGTCTGTGGTCAAAGCATGCTTGATCTATTTCCCGTAGGTAGGTAATAAGTACACAGTACAGAAAAAGGAAACCTAGTCAAATATAAAATTTCATCTTTCACATTGTTAGTCTCTTCTGATAATTTCGTAGAAGGCATCCAGCACGCATATAGTTTAGTCATCAGGTCATGAGAGGCTTGTACTTCTCAATAATGCAAGCCAATGCAAGTGATAAATCATGTTGACCATATGGATCTGCACTTCTGTTCCAAACATTGAAAAGTATTCACGTGTTTAGCCAGTGGCATCTCATGTATATGGATCACATAATGATCTAGCTTCTACTAAACTCCTTTTTCCTCCCAAGCACACATGTGTAATGCACTTCCGCGTATAATATGCCACATGTATTGACGTATTGTAGTAGGAGTAATTCTTTTTTTCGTTGCTATACATCCAAGAATGCCTATCCGAAATATGCCATCCATATCAAAAACTGCCATATAATTTTTTATGGAATGGTCAAACACTACGCAACAAATGGCAATGGACTGATGATATATTATATTGCATGCCACTGAGCACCCCCACAATTCATTCCTtcctgtgtttttttttctgttctcCACCATTTTGTCGTGTCTTCACCAATCACCATGCATCCACATCGACATGTACACTTCAAATAGATGCTTCTGTGCTAGTACACAAATAGCTACAATTTTTTAAAACTGTAAACAGAAATGATTATTAGGAAATGGCCCGAAAATTATTATTAGCAACATGACTACATCTATTCCTTAAGAAACAGTTATATGATTTCGCTAGAGAATGCTTGATCCATTGTCATGGAATTAGTCTAGAATCACTTCTTTGGGTAGAACTGTTTGGCAGAGTTCCTCATTcaaaaaattaatgtagtcagcATGAACGCAACATCTTACAGTATAGAtgatttcaaaaatttcaaaaatatattccTTTTTCCCTATCAAAATTGATAACAATTTAATTAAAGGttagaaaaattttaaaaactaATAAAatactttattttatttattgttaCGTATTCACAATCCAAAATGAAAATTTTGTGGTGCGATACCATAGATGAAGCAACCAGGAGCCATGCCAAAATGACCGGCTGGCTATGACTGATGACAGGTGCTGATTCGTTGTCAGAAAAAATACTACTATCTGGCTAgttgctggtggctggtgctgatttggtatcagagaaaaacactatttactggttggctgacaagccagccGAATAGAGTCGAAGACACCAGGAGCCATGTTAAAACGAAGGCTTAGGGCATGTGTCAGActtggggcagcgggactgcttataggcatagaatattctagagtaaaggATAGCTCATAgatataccttacctcttttgtaactacctgagtaggcgtagaactaactgcagtacaaaggaaactacccgatcgtgctgtagtaggactccaactgtactcagctaggactttccatgtaaaccgGTCCCCTCggttatataagggcgggcaggtaccccatcgaaacacatcaacacctaagacaatacaatccaccacacaggacatagggtattacgcaactcgcggcccaaacctgtctaaatctttgtgttccttgcaccatcgagttccagagatTTGACTTTAGGTGACGTTCTATTTATGTCACAGAAATGGTTATTTTCATTACGTTTTGCATTTTGTGACGTTCGGGTGACGAAAATACATTCGTTGCCTAATGTGGGTCATAAAATGTATTGTGacaaaaatatgtttttttgTCACAAATTTTATGACAATCCTTATAGTGTCGCTAATTTGTGATGCTTGATTTTCGTCACTACCAAACTTGAAAAACGTCATATAATCTATGCCATAGCTGACCATGCAAGTGCCACGTAGGACATAAAAACGTCACAAAAACTATCTCAGCTAACATGGCAATGATTAGGATGTGACGTGGCAGACTAGTTGTGACGTTTTGATTCGTCACAAAACAATCAAAGGCCCAGCTAGACCCATGTATGCAATCTATTTACGGGCTGGCTGAGCCCACTACAAGCCA containing:
- the LOC120665983 gene encoding laccase-25-like → MVTQCPVKPGGNYTYRFNVTDQEGTLWWHAHISLLRATVYGALVIRPRGGAEAYPFPKPHGEETVLLGEWWNANVEDLDRMAFRTGNTPPNADAYTINGKPGDFYNCPNANQTYRFQVQRNETYLLRIINAALNTPMFFKVANHSFTVVGADAVYTTPYETDVVVIAPGQTVDALMDTGAPVGRYYMATSPYDSAIPQGPPFSRTTGTAVVEYVGSAGEETPQLPSRPDYNDTNTAFRFFSNLTALVLPGKPTVPLSVDTRMFVTIGLGNSDCQPAQLLCNTSGTRQPIFSSSMNNASFVLPDSVSMLQAHYANASAGVYTRDFPDQPPVIFDYTADASDTATLKYTTKSTKVKTLRYNETVEMVLQNTRLIAKESHPMHLHGFNFFVLAQGFGNYDPATATPQFNLVNPQERNTVAVPTGGWAVIRFVANNPGMWFMHCHFDAHLDLGLGMVFEVQDGPTLETSVPPPPFDLPQC